A window of the Dunckerocampus dactyliophorus isolate RoL2022-P2 chromosome 21, RoL_Ddac_1.1, whole genome shotgun sequence genome harbors these coding sequences:
- the pex2 gene encoding peroxisome biogenesis factor 2, with product MEQKKVASASLLVKKDLRQKSSWGSIASSPKKNQGGRLPFASLPRSGLTPGSGLQGHPGMEHEGSQVGGSLSETASDQLIPVLRISQLDALELDSALEQLLWTQFSQCFQSFRPGLLTPLEPELKALLQLLLWRFTLYPDSTTVGQSILSLRHHNVSSSSARYKPLSRRQKLALVLLTAGPRWLQERSHSLRRCLGLTSGASEGDAVFSQKALSISLTLISGVARLASLVNFLVFLRKGQHPVLAERLIGAQAVFSKPNVTRDITYQYMNRELLWHGFAEFLIFLLPLINTRKLKATMYSFLLRGDGSGVAGTRDRDGVLKECGLCGEWPTMPHRVGCQHVFCYYCIKSHSIANNCITCPKCGAEARQAEPVKMEVEMLVRH from the exons atggagcaaaagaaagttgcaagtgccagccttttggtaaagaag GACTTACGTCAAAAATCGAGTTGGGGGAGCATTGCTTCAAGCCCAAAAAAGAACCAGGGTGGTCGTCTTCCTTTTGCAAGTCTTCCACGGTCTGGATTAACACCTGGTTCTGGTCTACAAGGTCATCCAG GTATGGAACACGAGGGCAGCCAGGTAGGAGGATCTCTTTCAGAAACCGCTTCTGACCAGCTGATCCCAGTCCTGCGCATCAGCCAGCTGGATGCTCTCGAGCTCGACTCAGCCCTGGAGCAGCTCCTGTGGACCCAGTTCTCCCAGTGCTTCCAGAGCTTCCGCCCGGGCCTTCTGACACCTCTGGAGCCCGAACTGAAAGCTTTGCTCCAGCTGCTCCTGTGGAGGTTCACTCTGTATCCTGACAGCACCACAGTGGGCCAGTCTATACTGAGCCTCCGCCACCACAACGTCTCGTCCTCATCCGCGCGCTACAAGCCTCTTTCCCGGAGGCAGAAATTGGCTCTGGTTCTGCTAACAGCGGGGCCTCGTTGGCTCCAAGAGCGCTCCCACAGCCTTCGTCGGTGCCTCGGTTTGACCTCAGGAGCGTCTGAAGGTgatgcggtgttttcccaaaagGCCCTCAGCATTTCCCTGACTCTGATTTCCGGAGTCGCGCGTCTTGCGAGCCTTGTCAACTTCCTCGTGTTCCTCAGGAAAGGTCAACACCCAGTCTTAGCTGAACGGCTCATCGGAGCTCAGGCGGTTTTTAGCAAGCCCAACGTGACGCGGGACATTACATACCAGTACATGAATCGCGAGCTGCTGTGGCACGGCTTTGCAGAGTTCCTCATTTTCCTTTTGCCGCTCATCAACACAAGGAAACTGAAAGCAACCATGTATTCCTTTCTACTCCGGGGGGACGGAAGTGGCGTGGCGGGTACACGGGATAGGGATGGGGTGTTGAAAGAGTGCGGCCTGTGCGGAGAGTGGCCTACCATGCCTCACAGGGTAGGGTGTCAACATGTTTTCTGCTACTACTGTATCAAAAGTCATAGTATTGCAAACAATTGCATCACCTGTCCCAAATGTGGGGCGGAGGCAAGACAAGCGGAGCCAGTCAAGATGGAGGTAGAAATGCTTGTCAGGCACTAG